In one window of Poriferisphaera corsica DNA:
- a CDS encoding peptide chain release factor family protein gives MTTSTPSPHPATLPSEELLKSCTIERTRASGPGGQHRNKVETAIRITHKPSHINAQASERRSQAENQKMALFRLRINLAIDHRTAVSVDHLADYTPSTLWQSRCKSKRIACNPKHADFPALLAESLDILHAADFNPAAAATILNLSTSQLIKFIKDAPRAFESINRRRQQAGQHPLR, from the coding sequence ATGACCACATCAACTCCATCTCCTCACCCCGCAACCCTTCCTTCCGAGGAACTACTCAAATCTTGCACCATCGAACGCACCCGCGCCTCCGGCCCAGGCGGGCAGCACCGCAATAAAGTCGAAACCGCCATCCGCATCACCCATAAACCTTCCCATATCAACGCCCAAGCGTCTGAGCGCCGTTCGCAGGCCGAAAATCAGAAAATGGCCCTCTTTCGCCTCAGAATCAATCTCGCAATCGATCATCGTACTGCAGTGAGCGTCGATCATTTGGCGGATTACACCCCCTCCACTCTTTGGCAATCACGTTGCAAATCTAAGCGTATCGCTTGTAACCCGAAGCACGCCGACTTTCCAGCCCTCTTGGCAGAATCGCTTGATATCCTCCACGCTGCCGATTTTAACCCCGCCGCCGCCGCAACCATTCTGAATCTCTCCACCTCTCAACTCATCAAGTTCATCAAGGATGCCCCCCGCGCTTTTGAATCGATCAATCGCCGCAGGCAGCAAGCCGGCCAACACCCGCTTCGCTAG
- a CDS encoding CPBP family glutamic-type intramembrane protease, with protein MKLDAIMTGSDWAPRLIPFVFYVAMLMVIDAGVSYGGLWLYPFLYVLQCGLVVWLLWRYRKQIPEMNWKFHWLAVPTGLGLTWAWVELGDYMTGLGSWFDFTKLQVEHPFAKMKMQMDEGGRDWLVGLYYSSIVLRLVGMSVVVPMFEELFTRSLCLRALHSPKSTWLGLKQLAHDMPMIGDRYMLTESGKQAALQPPAFTEEFKRTALGDVSAFAILATTVVFMLSHVMRDWPGCIACGVVWCLLIAMTNRKGKKQYGLGPVIWSHGITNAALWWYVIETGRWEYL; from the coding sequence ATGAAACTAGATGCGATCATGACGGGGAGTGATTGGGCACCGCGGCTGATCCCGTTTGTGTTTTACGTTGCGATGCTAATGGTGATTGATGCGGGTGTGAGTTATGGGGGACTGTGGCTGTACCCATTTTTGTATGTGCTGCAATGCGGGCTGGTGGTTTGGTTGTTGTGGCGATATCGGAAACAGATTCCAGAGATGAATTGGAAGTTTCACTGGTTAGCGGTGCCAACAGGTTTGGGGCTGACGTGGGCATGGGTGGAACTGGGGGATTACATGACGGGATTGGGCTCGTGGTTTGATTTTACGAAATTACAGGTTGAGCATCCGTTTGCGAAAATGAAGATGCAGATGGATGAGGGTGGAAGAGATTGGTTGGTGGGGCTGTATTACAGTTCGATTGTGCTGAGATTAGTGGGGATGTCGGTGGTTGTGCCAATGTTTGAGGAATTGTTTACACGGTCGTTGTGTTTGAGGGCGTTGCATAGCCCAAAGAGCACGTGGTTGGGGTTAAAGCAGTTGGCGCATGACATGCCGATGATTGGCGATCGGTATATGTTGACGGAGAGTGGGAAGCAGGCGGCGTTGCAGCCGCCGGCGTTTACGGAGGAGTTTAAGCGGACGGCGCTGGGGGATGTGAGCGCTTTTGCGATTTTGGCAACGACGGTGGTGTTTATGTTGTCGCATGTGATGCGTGATTGGCCGGGGTGTATTGCGTGTGGTGTGGTTTGGTGTTTATTGATTGCGATGACGAACAGGAAGGGGAAGAAGCAGTATGGGCTAGGGCCGGTGATCTGGTCACATGGGATCACGAATGCGGCACTTTGGTGGTATGTGATTGAAACGGGGCGATGGGAATATCTTTAA
- a CDS encoding DnaJ C-terminal domain-containing protein, with amino-acid sequence MSVKYKDYYETLGVSRDSSADEIKRAFRKLAQKFHPDMNKEAGAEDRFKEINEAYEVLGDADKRRRYDALGANWKAGQDFRAPPGFEGHENVHFGGDMGGGFSSGGINDFFESLFGSRGRQSSGASGFEEMFRGASGHSGFGGMGGGARTMRGQDVESELAVTLEEVFHGGSRRVSLQMPNGGTKTIEVKIPKGITDGKTIRLKGQGGPSPSGGESGDLLLKLRIMPHREYGVDNHQLTKELRLRPDEAALGGRFDVKVMEGDVTVRVHEGAQNGQKMRLKGKGLPTGKGDARGDLILTIQVVIPRELDESQKEAFKSLGEALQDFNPRE; translated from the coding sequence ATGAGCGTGAAATACAAAGACTACTATGAGACTCTGGGTGTTAGTCGCGATTCGAGCGCTGATGAAATTAAGCGCGCGTTTCGAAAGCTCGCTCAGAAGTTTCATCCGGATATGAATAAAGAGGCTGGGGCGGAGGATCGATTTAAGGAAATAAACGAGGCATACGAAGTGCTGGGCGATGCTGATAAGCGTCGGCGATACGATGCGCTTGGTGCGAATTGGAAAGCAGGTCAGGATTTTCGGGCTCCGCCTGGGTTTGAAGGACATGAGAATGTTCACTTTGGCGGTGACATGGGAGGTGGTTTTAGTTCAGGTGGTATCAACGATTTCTTCGAATCGCTCTTTGGATCACGCGGCAGACAAAGCAGTGGTGCAAGTGGATTTGAAGAGATGTTCCGTGGCGCGTCTGGTCATAGTGGATTTGGAGGGATGGGCGGTGGTGCGCGGACGATGCGCGGACAGGATGTTGAGAGTGAATTGGCGGTAACTCTTGAAGAAGTGTTTCATGGCGGGAGTCGGCGTGTGAGTTTACAGATGCCGAACGGTGGAACGAAAACAATAGAGGTGAAAATCCCGAAGGGGATTACCGATGGCAAAACCATCCGCTTGAAGGGGCAAGGGGGGCCATCGCCGAGCGGCGGTGAATCGGGCGATTTGCTCTTGAAGCTGCGGATCATGCCACATCGTGAGTATGGGGTTGACAATCATCAATTAACCAAAGAGCTAAGACTTCGGCCTGATGAAGCTGCTCTAGGTGGAAGGTTTGATGTCAAGGTGATGGAAGGGGATGTGACTGTGCGCGTACATGAAGGTGCACAAAATGGTCAGAAAATGCGGCTCAAAGGTAAAGGGTTACCTACAGGCAAGGGAGACGCGCGTGGTGATTTGATACTAACAATTCAGGTGGTGATACCGCGAGAGTTAGATGAATCGCAGAAAGAAGCATTTAAATCTTTAGGCGAAGCATTACAAGATTTTAATCCGCGTGAGTAA
- the clpB gene encoding ATP-dependent chaperone ClpB, with protein sequence MDINKLTQKSQEAIQAAQTEATRHGHVETDVIHLLAALVKQEGGLIPRLFERLGVDQRRLIDDIEGAINRKPKVSGPGIEPGKVAVSQRLTQLFDKAEQEANRLKDEYVSTEHLLLAVLDEKNSEEAGLLAKHNVNRDVFLAALTQVRGNQRVTSATPEGTYEALDRYGRDLVAAAKEGKMDPVIGRDDEIRRTIRILSRKTKNNPVLIGEPGVGKTAIVEGLAQRIVRGDVPEGLKNKTIFSLDLGALVAGAKYRGEFEERLKAVLNEIKEAAGQILLFIDELHTIVGAGKTEGAMDAGNLLKPMLARGELHCIGATTLNEYRQYIEKDAALERRFQPVVVDPPTVEDTVSILRGLRERFEVHHGVRIQDNALVSAATLSNRYITDRFLPDKAIDLVDEACAMIRTEIDSMPAELDAITRRVMQLEIEEAALKKEKDSASKSRLDNLRKELADAKHQAETLRAQWEAEKGSADRLKDLREQIDTIKIQIQQAEQAYDLDKAAELKYGQLPELERALAELEKHEDNETVDQDVLVREEVTEEEIAEIVSNWTGVPVSRLVETERQKLLHLDKELHKRVVGQGEAVQLVADAVIRARSGIKDPKRPIGSFIFLGPTGVGKTELARALAESLFDSEDNIVRIDMSEYMEKFAVSRLIGAPPGYVGYEEGGQLTEAVRRKPYSVVLFDEIEKAHPDVFNVLLQILDDGRVTDSQGRTVNFKNCVIIMTSNIGANYLLDDAGSGSGEISDHAKNSVMAEMRSHFRPEFLNRVDDIVMFKPLTLTEISNIVDLLIRDIRERLMERHITLTLTDDAKKYVAEMGFDPVYGARPLKRYLQHEVETRLGRALIAGDASDGNEIIIDANSDELVIDIK encoded by the coding sequence ATGGATATTAATAAGCTGACACAGAAGAGTCAGGAAGCGATACAGGCAGCACAAACAGAAGCGACACGGCATGGCCATGTTGAGACGGACGTCATTCATTTATTGGCAGCGCTTGTGAAACAAGAAGGTGGCTTGATACCAAGATTGTTTGAACGTCTTGGTGTTGATCAACGCCGACTAATTGATGATATTGAAGGGGCTATCAATCGCAAGCCTAAGGTTAGTGGGCCCGGAATTGAACCTGGCAAGGTTGCTGTTTCTCAACGGTTAACTCAATTATTTGATAAAGCAGAGCAGGAAGCGAATCGACTAAAAGATGAGTATGTTTCGACTGAGCATTTATTGCTGGCTGTTCTTGATGAAAAAAACAGTGAGGAAGCGGGCTTACTTGCTAAACATAATGTAAATCGGGATGTGTTTTTAGCAGCGTTAACACAAGTACGAGGCAATCAGCGTGTTACTAGCGCAACACCTGAAGGCACATATGAAGCACTTGATCGGTATGGGCGTGATTTGGTTGCGGCAGCCAAGGAAGGGAAAATGGATCCCGTCATTGGTCGAGATGATGAGATACGTCGCACGATTCGAATTTTGTCACGAAAGACGAAAAACAATCCTGTATTAATTGGTGAACCGGGAGTAGGAAAGACGGCAATTGTTGAGGGTTTGGCGCAGCGGATTGTTCGCGGCGATGTACCTGAAGGTTTGAAGAATAAAACAATCTTTTCGCTAGATCTTGGTGCGCTTGTCGCTGGTGCGAAATATCGCGGCGAATTTGAGGAACGATTGAAAGCTGTCCTTAATGAGATCAAAGAAGCGGCGGGACAGATACTACTGTTTATTGATGAACTACATACGATTGTGGGCGCGGGAAAAACAGAAGGCGCAATGGATGCGGGGAATTTATTGAAACCAATGCTTGCTCGGGGAGAATTGCATTGTATTGGGGCGACAACACTAAACGAGTATCGCCAATATATTGAAAAGGATGCGGCGTTGGAGCGAAGATTCCAACCGGTGGTGGTTGATCCACCTACTGTTGAAGACACTGTGTCGATTCTGCGAGGTCTACGCGAAAGATTTGAAGTACATCATGGGGTTCGAATTCAGGACAATGCGCTGGTTAGTGCCGCGACATTGAGTAACCGTTACATCACAGATCGATTCTTGCCGGATAAGGCGATAGATTTGGTTGATGAGGCATGTGCGATGATTCGGACTGAAATAGATTCCATGCCTGCAGAACTAGACGCGATTACTCGACGTGTGATGCAGCTTGAAATCGAAGAAGCTGCCCTTAAAAAGGAAAAAGACTCAGCTTCTAAGTCTCGGTTAGATAATCTGCGTAAAGAGCTTGCTGATGCTAAACATCAGGCGGAGACCTTACGTGCGCAATGGGAAGCCGAGAAGGGCAGTGCAGATCGACTAAAAGATTTGCGAGAACAAATCGATACGATCAAGATCCAGATACAGCAGGCTGAGCAGGCCTATGATTTAGATAAAGCTGCGGAGCTGAAATATGGCCAACTACCGGAGCTTGAAAGGGCGTTAGCCGAACTGGAAAAACATGAGGATAATGAAACGGTAGATCAAGACGTTCTTGTTCGGGAAGAGGTTACTGAAGAAGAAATTGCTGAGATTGTCAGTAACTGGACCGGTGTTCCAGTATCAAGACTTGTTGAAACCGAGCGACAAAAATTGTTGCATTTAGACAAAGAATTACACAAGCGAGTGGTTGGTCAGGGCGAAGCAGTACAGCTTGTGGCTGATGCTGTGATTCGAGCGAGATCGGGTATAAAAGATCCTAAGCGACCAATAGGTTCGTTTATATTTCTTGGACCAACAGGTGTTGGCAAGACGGAATTAGCAAGAGCATTAGCAGAGTCACTTTTTGACAGTGAGGACAACATTGTTCGCATTGATATGAGTGAGTATATGGAGAAATTTGCGGTTTCTCGTCTGATTGGTGCGCCTCCGGGATATGTTGGTTATGAAGAAGGCGGCCAATTAACAGAGGCTGTTAGACGAAAACCTTATAGCGTGGTTTTGTTTGATGAAATCGAAAAAGCGCACCCGGATGTGTTTAATGTGCTTTTACAGATACTTGATGATGGTCGCGTTACGGACTCACAAGGACGAACTGTTAATTTTAAGAATTGTGTCATTATCATGACAAGTAATATTGGGGCGAACTATTTGCTGGACGATGCTGGAAGTGGTAGCGGCGAAATTAGTGATCATGCTAAAAACAGTGTTATGGCAGAAATGAGATCGCATTTCAGACCTGAATTTCTAAATCGTGTTGACGATATCGTAATGTTCAAGCCATTGACGCTTACAGAGATTAGTAACATCGTTGATCTTTTAATCCGCGATATACGAGAGCGATTAATGGAAAGACATATTACGTTAACACTAACAGATGACGCGAAAAAATATGTTGCGGAGATGGGCTTTGATCCTGTTTATGGTGCTAGGCCACTCAAACGTTATTTGCAGCACGAAGTTGAAACGAGACTTGGCCGCGCATTGATTGCTGGTGATGCTTCTGATGGGAATGAGATAATTATTGATGCTAATTCTGATGAGCTAGTTATCGATATCAAGTAA
- a CDS encoding prepilin-type N-terminal cleavage/methylation domain-containing protein — translation MKDLRKARERFGFTLIELLVVISIIALLIGILLPALGAARQTAQKAVCLANLRSSGQGLAIYGSSNRDWTPGPNTSGFHLNDGSFDDGEDNGSTAPIQNFDWISPTMGESIGLSDDAATRMEDIFTNSFRCPANDSTYDSQYGSGITPPNGVTDLLINSYSAINQFMLIKSNAGDNKVYTAWWVEDVVEIPDNFDSRQDLVGNASSKVWTLDGARYLDNNKGTVTFNAHPRQYSGGNYGTWGPALGNVVRTGNPYKLTTEQDKQNAERLSYRHNGSLNASFFDGHAESMDQTEAQRVEHYFPSGSVVRDAAALNDDSVENGMRIN, via the coding sequence ATGAAAGATTTAAGAAAAGCAAGAGAAAGATTTGGTTTTACGCTGATCGAATTGCTTGTTGTCATTTCGATTATTGCATTGCTTATCGGCATCTTGCTTCCGGCATTGGGAGCAGCACGCCAAACAGCACAGAAGGCGGTTTGTCTTGCAAACCTGCGCAGCTCTGGTCAAGGCTTGGCGATTTATGGCTCGAGCAATCGTGACTGGACGCCGGGCCCTAACACAAGTGGATTCCACTTGAATGACGGCAGTTTCGATGATGGCGAAGATAATGGCTCTACTGCCCCCATTCAGAACTTTGACTGGATTTCTCCCACGATGGGTGAATCAATTGGTTTGTCCGATGATGCGGCGACCCGCATGGAAGACATCTTTACTAACAGCTTCCGCTGCCCAGCCAACGATTCGACATACGACTCGCAGTATGGTTCGGGGATCACGCCACCAAACGGAGTGACAGACCTGCTTATCAACAGCTACTCAGCGATTAACCAATTCATGTTAATCAAGAGCAATGCTGGGGATAACAAAGTTTACACTGCTTGGTGGGTGGAAGATGTCGTCGAGATCCCGGATAACTTTGACAGTCGTCAAGATTTGGTTGGTAATGCGTCCTCAAAGGTTTGGACGCTTGATGGCGCTCGGTATCTTGATAACAACAAAGGCACTGTGACATTCAACGCTCACCCACGTCAATATAGTGGCGGCAACTACGGCACCTGGGGTCCCGCTTTAGGGAATGTTGTAAGAACAGGTAATCCTTACAAACTCACAACGGAGCAGGATAAACAGAACGCGGAGCGTTTATCTTACCGTCACAACGGCAGTCTTAATGCCAGCTTCTTTGATGGTCATGCGGAATCTATGGATCAAACGGAAGCTCAACGTGTTGAGCACTACTTCCCAAGCGGCTCAGTCGTACGCGATGCTGCTGCACTTAATGACGACTCTGTTGAAAACGGAATGCGTATCAACTAA
- a CDS encoding type II secretion system protein → MRDSSNLVPGGESFKRAFTLIELLVVISIIALLIGILLPALGAARKTAQSAACLSNLRSSGQGVAIYATDNRDWLPGPNSSGAHLNDNTYDNGEENGSSAALQNFDWISPAMGSLIGLSDDADERLKDIFLNNFRCPSNDVTYDFQFGGGTAGDLVTNSYSAMTPFMASREFFVDQGRSWVLAVVDMPDQYDARLDLVGSATEKVWAMDGSRYVDASNGEISFNAFPKQKDGGNFASWGPGLSRLVRNGNPYKRENETQIKNSEIHAYRHNGALNASFLDGHASSMQVEESQKIHHYFPGGSIVKNTSQLLDQDVENGDIIR, encoded by the coding sequence ATGAGAGATTCCAGCAACCTGGTTCCAGGTGGTGAAAGCTTCAAGCGCGCATTTACGCTGATCGAATTGCTCGTGGTCATTTCAATTATTGCTTTATTGATCGGCATTCTATTACCCGCACTGGGGGCAGCTCGAAAGACAGCGCAAAGTGCTGCATGTCTTTCAAATCTTCGTAGCTCTGGCCAAGGTGTTGCGATTTACGCCACGGACAATCGTGATTGGTTGCCAGGCCCTAATTCAAGTGGTGCTCACCTCAACGATAATACTTACGACAATGGTGAAGAAAACGGCTCAAGCGCAGCACTGCAAAACTTTGACTGGATTTCTCCTGCAATGGGATCATTAATTGGTCTTTCAGATGACGCGGACGAAAGATTGAAGGATATTTTCCTGAATAACTTCCGTTGCCCAAGTAATGATGTCACATATGACTTCCAGTTCGGTGGAGGCACAGCCGGTGATCTAGTAACTAATAGTTACTCTGCCATGACACCTTTTATGGCATCTAGAGAGTTTTTCGTCGACCAAGGCAGGTCATGGGTGTTAGCTGTCGTTGACATGCCTGATCAGTACGATGCAAGATTAGACTTAGTCGGCAGCGCTACTGAAAAAGTTTGGGCGATGGATGGATCAAGATACGTAGATGCTTCTAACGGTGAAATTTCATTCAACGCATTTCCCAAGCAGAAAGATGGTGGTAATTTCGCTAGTTGGGGTCCTGGCTTATCACGTTTAGTGCGTAATGGTAATCCATATAAACGTGAAAACGAAACGCAGATTAAAAATTCCGAAATACATGCTTACCGTCACAATGGCGCATTAAATGCATCATTTCTTGATGGACACGCATCCAGCATGCAGGTTGAGGAATCCCAAAAAATTCATCATTATTTTCCAGGTGGATCAATTGTCAAAAACACATCACAATTGCTAGATCAAGATGTTGAAAATGGAGATATTATTCGGTAA
- a CDS encoding AAA family ATPase — protein sequence MRTIAIINQKGGCGKTTCSINLAATLAAKGRRTLLVDMDPQSHCALGLAVPDAQIDRGMPDILRAGMDGSIAFADVVWQIARNFDLAPSTMALAGIEQQLASAHDRDRRLVQVLSTVQDKYEFCIIDCPPSIGLLTFNALRAADEVLIPVETGYFAMQGSIKQEQTIQMLARRAGHQVRFKVLATMYDVRTKLAREILSELKKQFDDQLLPVVINFNSKLKEAASFGQPITEYDAASRGMQDFERLAAWLLENPPKPRTDVFVTERGEAFADPITAAPSSNPALSRAAELVERAKALTARTNAITGKLNKDPDMEAEQIVPRVAPIPEPDYSQPSQDSNQDRLKAKLARIYGVRSTSRGLLFVQPGDIAGNVAIAADFNDWNPSQTPMSRDKNLGIWQAVVKVPPGRYRYRLVFDGEWKQDPHNDIVETNPYGELNNVALYDQVAAPATV from the coding sequence GTGCGTACAATCGCAATCATTAATCAAAAGGGTGGCTGTGGGAAGACGACTTGTTCGATTAACCTTGCTGCAACATTAGCAGCTAAGGGACGTCGCACTTTGCTTGTCGACATGGACCCGCAGTCACATTGTGCTTTAGGGTTGGCTGTTCCAGATGCTCAGATTGATCGGGGCATGCCCGACATTCTTCGAGCAGGCATGGACGGCTCAATCGCATTTGCAGACGTGGTGTGGCAGATCGCTAGAAACTTCGATTTAGCGCCGAGCACGATGGCTCTCGCTGGTATTGAACAACAACTAGCATCCGCACATGACCGCGACAGACGTTTGGTTCAAGTACTTTCAACCGTGCAGGATAAATACGAATTCTGCATCATTGACTGTCCACCTTCAATCGGTTTGTTGACATTTAATGCACTACGTGCTGCTGATGAGGTATTGATTCCCGTTGAAACCGGCTACTTTGCGATGCAAGGGTCGATTAAGCAGGAACAAACCATCCAAATGCTTGCACGTAGAGCTGGCCATCAAGTTCGCTTCAAAGTGCTCGCAACGATGTACGATGTTCGTACCAAATTGGCTCGCGAGATTTTATCTGAGTTGAAGAAGCAGTTTGATGATCAGTTATTACCTGTCGTCATCAACTTCAACAGCAAGCTCAAGGAGGCTGCCTCTTTTGGACAGCCGATTACTGAGTACGATGCGGCATCTCGTGGCATGCAGGACTTCGAAAGACTTGCGGCATGGCTTCTTGAAAACCCACCCAAACCTCGAACTGATGTCTTTGTCACCGAGCGGGGGGAAGCTTTTGCCGATCCAATTACCGCTGCCCCATCAAGTAATCCCGCGCTTAGTCGCGCTGCTGAATTAGTTGAACGTGCGAAAGCGTTGACTGCTCGTACCAATGCGATCACAGGTAAACTAAACAAAGACCCGGATATGGAAGCAGAGCAAATTGTACCGCGTGTTGCTCCGATCCCTGAGCCGGATTATAGCCAGCCAAGCCAAGATTCAAATCAAGATCGATTAAAAGCAAAACTCGCACGGATTTATGGCGTTCGTTCTACATCCCGTGGGCTTCTTTTTGTACAGCCAGGTGACATTGCAGGTAATGTTGCAATTGCTGCAGATTTTAACGATTGGAATCCATCGCAAACGCCAATGTCTCGTGATAAGAATCTCGGCATTTGGCAAGCAGTTGTGAAAGTACCACCCGGTCGCTACCGCTATCGACTCGTTTTTGATGGTGAGTGGAAACAAGATCCCCACAACGATATTGTTGAAACCAACCCATATGGTGAACTCAACAATGTCGCACTCTACGATCAAGTCGCAGCACCTGCGACGGTTTGA
- a CDS encoding Maf family protein: protein MNFHADTQTRLILASRSPRRAELLRDAGLSIEQIESPFVDPLQPNLAEFDTAIELAAALAMEKAKALAPEIEGKAVIIAADTICVDTENQLIGTPCSRDDASDMIKTFRSAIHYVVTGAVVLAVDAEQQNDDGDYARPIAMTPFADEAIVMLGHIEDAEIERYLDLDTWKGKAGGYNLTERQAAGWPIVVNGDPTTVVGLPIEKTMLALKKYNIKPI, encoded by the coding sequence ATGAATTTCCATGCTGATACACAAACACGTCTCATTCTCGCAAGCCGATCACCTCGCCGAGCAGAATTACTTCGCGATGCTGGTTTGAGTATCGAACAGATCGAATCGCCCTTTGTAGATCCGCTGCAACCGAATCTGGCGGAATTCGATACAGCCATCGAACTTGCCGCAGCCTTAGCGATGGAAAAAGCGAAAGCTTTGGCCCCTGAGATTGAGGGCAAGGCTGTGATCATCGCTGCAGATACGATATGTGTAGATACTGAAAACCAGTTGATCGGCACACCCTGTAGCCGAGACGATGCATCAGACATGATCAAAACTTTTCGCAGCGCTATTCATTACGTCGTGACCGGAGCAGTCGTATTAGCGGTTGATGCGGAACAGCAAAACGACGATGGTGATTATGCTCGCCCAATCGCGATGACACCTTTTGCAGACGAAGCGATTGTCATGCTCGGGCATATAGAGGATGCAGAGATTGAACGCTACCTCGACCTAGATACATGGAAAGGCAAGGCAGGTGGCTACAACCTTACTGAACGTCAAGCGGCCGGTTGGCCGATTGTTGTTAACGGTGACCCAACCACGGTAGTTGGACTTCCAATTGAGAAAACGATGCTTGCACTAAAGAAGTACAATATCAAACCCATTTAG
- the lpxK gene encoding tetraacyldisaccharide 4'-kinase, producing the protein MKEQDIIKIMSGEDQSFVGKGMRCVMRSIEPIYSMAMTCRNKMFDHGIRQQHDLGRPTISIGNITTGGTGKTPFVTMLAEHLIKLGHRPAILMRGYHSDDSGSDEAMVYRNILGNKVVVEANPSRIKGAKTVLLNHPETSVFILDDGFQHRTASRQLDIVLIDATQPFGHKHVIPRGLLRESISSLKRADLIVLTRSDQVQNQEIKYINQTLTQITDQQSFIKTKHAWTHFLNNDDQIVPLNQVSTLNVLAITGIGNPNAFRSTLERHVKSIIHFKAMPDHHQYTNDDVSTILAQAKSNSSDALIMTEKDYVKFKPLIADHNNTMVKILRPNLAIQFLENKNIFYNHVGNIFQ; encoded by the coding sequence ATGAAAGAGCAAGACATCATCAAAATTATGTCAGGCGAAGATCAATCATTCGTTGGCAAAGGGATGCGATGTGTAATGCGCTCTATAGAGCCTATCTATAGCATGGCAATGACATGCCGCAACAAAATGTTCGATCATGGCATTCGGCAACAACATGATCTTGGACGACCAACAATCTCGATTGGCAATATTACAACGGGCGGCACAGGCAAAACACCATTTGTTACGATGCTCGCCGAACATCTAATTAAGCTTGGGCATCGACCTGCAATCCTCATGCGCGGCTACCACAGTGATGATTCCGGCTCAGATGAAGCAATGGTCTACCGTAACATACTAGGTAACAAAGTCGTCGTAGAAGCCAACCCCTCACGCATCAAGGGAGCAAAAACAGTCCTGCTCAATCATCCCGAAACATCCGTATTCATTCTTGATGACGGATTTCAGCATCGAACCGCTTCACGTCAGCTTGATATTGTATTAATTGACGCAACACAACCATTTGGGCATAAACACGTCATACCCCGAGGCTTGCTTCGAGAATCTATAAGTTCACTTAAGCGTGCTGATTTGATTGTGCTTACCAGATCTGATCAGGTACAAAATCAAGAGATTAAATATATCAATCAAACGCTCACCCAAATTACAGATCAACAATCATTCATAAAAACGAAGCACGCTTGGACTCATTTTTTGAACAATGATGATCAGATCGTACCACTTAATCAAGTTTCTACTTTGAATGTTTTAGCTATCACGGGCATTGGTAATCCCAATGCGTTTCGGTCGACTTTGGAGCGGCACGTAAAAAGTATCATTCATTTCAAAGCAATGCCTGATCACCATCAATATACCAACGACGATGTGTCTACAATACTCGCACAAGCAAAATCGAATTCATCTGATGCTTTAATAATGACTGAAAAAGATTACGTAAAATTTAAACCACTTATTGCAGATCATAATAACACGATGGTGAAAATTCTTCGTCCCAATCTAGCAATTCAATTTCTTGAAAATAAAAACATTTTCTATAATCATGTTGGTAATATTTTTCAGTAA